The Clostridiales bacterium FE2011 sequence CGCCGATCAGTTCCGGATTGACCTGGAACTGAAGCGTCACTTTCCGCTCCAGCTTCTTTTCAAGCTTCGCGCGCAGCGCCACTGCCTGGGCTTCCGTCAGTTCAACGGCGGATGTCACCAGGGCAACGGACTCGCCGCGGTATCCCCTGGCAAGTTCCTCGTAATTCCTGGCCATACCGTTCAGCGACGCGATCTGCCCTCTGGAGATCATCATGCGCAGAATGGCCAGCAGAATATCCGGGATCTTCCCGCGGAAAGCGCTGTCCAGAGCGTTCAGCCGCTCTTCTTTGCCGATAGCGGGGCTGGCCAGCATCGCCTTGTATTCCGGCGTCTGCATCAGCGCGCTGATCACGGTCTCCAGGCCTTCGGACGTTTCCTCCGTCACGTTGCCCTGAACCGCCAGCTCAAACAGCGCCTCGGCATATTCCCTACTCGTTGTCGTCATTGTCTGTCTCCCGTCTTGCTGCCGTTCAGTCCAGCTCGTTCAGGAAGGAATCAATCAGGTCGCGATGATCCTCCTCGTTGATCTCACGCTGCAGCAATTTCCCGGTCAGCTGTGCGGACACGTTGGCGATCTCGTGCTTCATTTCGGCCTCTGCCTTCTTGCGTTCCAGCAGGGCGTCCTGTTCTGCCTGGCGGCGAATCTCCGAAGCCTTGTCCCGTGCCTGTGCAACAATCTCGTTGCTGCGGTATTCAGCCGTACGGCTCGCGTCAGCAATGATCTGATCGCCGGTCTGCTTGGCCGCAGCCATGGCGGCTTCATAGTTCAGCCGGCTCTCTTCCGCCTCTTCGCGGGCGGCTTTCGCCTGTGCATAATCCTCGTCAATGGCGGCACGCCGGGCATCCATCATCTTCTTGACCGGCTTGAAGAGAAACCGCTTGATGATCCATGTCAACAGCAGCAGGTTCGCCAGCGAGGCCAGAATCGCCCAGACATTGACGGAAATAACATCTAAGAACTGCATGCTTTTCCTCTCAGTCCATCCATCAGATTATCCTCCGCATTCTGCCGGGCGTCATCCCGGATCTGACCCGGGAACAATTCCCCGCCGCAGCGGATTTTTCTGAATTCTGAATTCTTAATTCTGAATTACTTTCCGATGGCGTTCATCAGAATGCCGGTGAAGGTGCCAGGCGCCACGAAGATCAGCAGGATGGCCACGATCAGACCGTACAGACCGGTGGTTTCCGCGATAGCGCAGCCCATGATCATGGTAGAAGTGACGTCACTCTTGCACTCCGGCTGACGGCCGATGGCTTCACAAGCCTTAGCCACAGCGTTACCTTCACCGATACCAGGGCCGATACCGGCGATCATCGCGCATCCGGCGCCCAGTCCCAGAAGTCCCAGCATGATACCCATTGCAAGCTCCAACATTTTTCTTTCCTCCGTTAATCAGCCTTCAGGCTGTTTTTCCTTATTTGATTGATGATTGATTAATTGGCGGAGAGCGCTTCTTTGCCGCGGCGCTCACGCTTCTTGTTCCAGTCATCCCACGGCACCGCACCGGAGATATTCAGCATGGTCAGCATGGCAAAGATGAACGCCTGCATCACACCGCTGAACACGTCAAAATAGATACTCAGGATTGCGGGAAGACCAACCCGCAGCAGCGGCATGTCTCCCAGCACGCCGGGCAGCCAGCCCAGCAGCGAATTGCTCAGTCCCGTCAGCGCCGATCCGATCAGGGCGGAGATAACCGCGCCGGACAGGATGTTGCCGTAATGACGGAAAGCCATGGACACGGGAGTCGCAAATTCGCCGATCAGGTTCATCGGAGCGAACACGGGAATGGGCTTGAACAGCCCGATGAAATAATTCCACAGTCCGCCGCGGAACTTGAAGTGCATAATCAGGATGAAAACCAGGATCGCCCATCCGAAGGTGACGTTCACGTCTCCCGTCGGGCTGAACAGGCCAAGCAGGCAGATCAGCGAGGAGAACGCGCTTAGTCCCATGATGGCGGCGATGAAGGGTCCCCATTCCGCAAAAAAGCCGCCCATGTTGTCCCGGACCAGCTTTTCACACTTTTCCACAATCCACTCCGCCGCCAGCTGACGTTTGCAGACAGCCTTGGCTGTCAGCCCGTGTGTCAGGTACAGGCAGAGCCCGAAGATGGAAATCATGACCGCCCAGCTGTTCACCTGGCTCTCGGAGATGTACGCGTTCATCAGCGGAGCCTCAAATTCCGCGAATACCAATGCACCGGCAATGTGTACGCCTTCAGATGCCGGAGTGAACAGCACCTTCAGTACAATGCAGGCCAGGATCGGCAGAATCATCATCGCGATCAGGGCATAGTCGGTCAACCGGAACCGGGTGCTTTTGATGTCCGGCACCCTTTCGTCAGTCAATCAGATCACTTCCTTCCGTCCCCGGTGATTCCACTCCGCGCTTCCGGTCGATCAGCGGCCGGAAAGCAATTCCAACCCGGGGAAAGAGCAACGGGATCACCGTTGCGTATATATTGGTCTTAAACACGGCAATCAGGAGGACGCACAGCAAAGCACAGCCTGCCAGACGGACCATGGCGGTTGCCTTTACTTTGGCAGCCGCTTCTTCCGGTTTCCCCTTCTCCAGTGCACGGGCAACCATCAATGCCATCAGGAAGAAACTTCCGATTGTAATTGCCGCCCCGCCCAGGTTTCCGAAGAGCACGGAAAAATCCCATTTCCGGACAAGCAAAAAAACGGCCTCCATGACCAGGCTTAGCAGTACAACCCATATGGCGATGTACCCGGTTTCCTTTTTTACTGCAGGATCCATGCCCGGCATCGGCCTCCTCTCCGAGATAAACAAACCACAGAATATTCTATCAAAGGAAATTGTTTTTTGCAATATATACAAAGCCCCGAATGCCGTTGAAAATTTATAAACCCCGGATGAAAGAATCGTTGACGGAAATCCCGTTTCCAATGTAAAATGACTGTGATTGAATACAGGATTTTTTCGAATATACAGGGTCTGATCAAAGGAGCGTATATCATGTCTAAACTCGTCATGGGATACTGGGACTGTCCGGTCTGCGGAACCAAAGAGATCCGCGGGGATGTGGCAAACTGCCCTTCCTGCGGCCGTGCCCGCGGAGACGTCCAGTTCTATATGAAGGGATATAACGAAGGCGAAACCCGGGAAGAGGACGAACGGTCCGATGTTGAATACCTGGACGAAGAGCAGGCCAAATACGTCAGCAAGAACCCGGACTGGTACTGTTCCTTCTGCAACTCCCTGAACAGCGACAACGCCAAATTCTGCAACAACTGCGGTTCCAGCCGGGAAGATTCCGAAAGCAACTACTTCCAGATGCTGCAGAAGAAAAAGGAACGGGAAGCGGCGGAAGCCGCCGCCCAGCCCCAGGTTTCCGCCCCGCAGGCAAAGCGCCGCAGCCCGATGACCGTTTTCCTGGTCATCCTGCTGGCCATCGTCGCCTTCTTCGTCTGGATGAACGGAAACAAAACCAGCGGCGACCTGACGGTAACCGGCCTGCAGTGGGTCCGGAATATCAATATTGAAGAAAACAAAATGTTCAGCGAGTCCGGCTGGACGCTGCCCGAGGGAGCGGAACAGACCGACGCGCGGAATGAAATTCACCACTACGACAGCGTTCTGGATCACTATGAAAGCGTTGAGGTGCAGCGTTCCCGTCAGGTGGTGGATCACTACGAAACCTATTACACTTATTCTGACAACGGAAACGGAACCTTCACCGAAGTTCCCCACGAGCGTCCGATTTATACGACAGAATACTATACTGAAACCGTTCAGCAGCCCGTCTATGTCCAGGTTCCCCGGTATCAGACAAAGTACTACTATAATATCTGGCGCTGGACCCCATCCCGGGATGTGACCGCCTCCGGCGAGGATCACAACACTTCCTGGCCGGAAGTGGAGCTCGGAGAAAACGAGCGGGAAGGACAGCGGTCTGAAGCATATGCCTTCACCGTGGAACACCGCAAAGAGAAAAAGCCCGCTGAAACCTACACACTCGCGGAAAGCGACTGGATGAACATCAACGTGAATGACAATATCTACATCACCGCCAGGCGTTCCGGTGCAGAACCCTACATCTCCGATGAAAAGGGAAACAAACTCGTGGAACTGAAGCGGGTCTCAAAATAAACAAGCTGGTAAAACAAATCCCCCGAAGCAGAAAGCTTCGGGGGATTCTTTATCATCTGATATTTTACTCTGCCTTCACGTCCAGGCCGTTCGGAACACCGCGCCAGTCTTTGAAGGGATATACCACCTGGCGTACATGACCCACGATCATATCCCGGCTGATGGCGCCCACATAGCGGCTGTCATTGGAGTTGTTCCGGTGATCGCCCATCACGAAATACTGTCCTTCGGGAACCTCATAGGGTCCGAAAGTATTCCGGCTTCCCGTGCGATACTCATCATTGATATAGGGTTCTTCATACCGGACTTCCTCGTCCTGGCCCTTTTCCTTCACATACAGGTATCCGTCTTCCAGGCGGATGGTATCGCCCGGCAGGCCCACAACGCGCTTCACAAAGTTGGTATCGCCGCGGCCGGGATACCGGCAGATCACCACGTCAAAACGCTGCGGATTGCCGCCGAAGGTAAACCGGGGCGCGTTTTCCTTGTCTGTGTTGCTCTGCCAGGGCAGGCACAGCCAGGTGCTGGAATAGTCATACTTGGAGACAAACATGATTTCCCCGTTTGCCAGGGTGTCATCCATAGATTCTCCGTCCACCCGCACGGGCTCAAACACCAGGGAACGAATGACCAGCGCGGCCACAACGGCCACCAGAATGGTCAGCACCCAGCTGAGAATCTCCTGTCCCACAGTTTTCTTTTCCTTCTTCTTTCCCTTTTTCTGTTTATTCTCAACGGCTGCTGTTTCAACGGCCTGATTGGTCTCGCTCATTTCAGTTTGCTCCCTTCAGTCTTTCAATCTCTTTCAGGATCGTTTCCCGGTTGCAGTAATTCAGCGGGGAGAACCGGCCGCCGGCCGCTTTCTCCAGCTTCTCCAGCGCCCCTTCCCTGTCCCCGGCTTCCTCATCATACCGGCTCAGGAAATACAGCGTGTCGATCTGGCTGTCCTTCAGGGCGTAGGCTTTATCAAACCATTCCTTCGCTCCCGCCTTGTCCTCCAGCACCCGGTATACGAACTGCCCCATGTTATCCAGGCAGATCGGATCCTCATCATCATATTCCAGCGACTTCCGGATAAACTCTTCCGCCTTCTTCTGTCCGGCTTCCCAGGCTTCCCGCGGGGAGACGGTCTCTTCTGTCTTTTCTTCTCCGGCGGCTTCTTCCGGCTCCGCAGCCGCTTCCGTCACCTGGTCAAAGTCCGGCCGCCTGGCCGCGTCGTATTTTTCCACATACAGATAACCGAGGGTCTGGTAAAGCAGGCCGGTCTCACCCTTCTGGCACTGCTGCTCCAGGGTGTTGATGCCCTTGTCCACGTCTCCCAGCCGGAAGCAGCATGCCGCGTAATCCACCAGCAGCGTAACCCGCTGGCTCGGCGTCATGCCCGGAGCCTTCTGGTGCTTCACCAGGAACTCCTTCGCCTTCTGGTACTCTCCGTCCCGGATAATCATCAGGGCATAGGCCAGGTTGTATCGGGGATCGTTCAGTCCCTCCGCAAAAGCCTCTTCATACAGCTTCCGCGCTTCTTCCTTCTGGCCTTTCTGCTGAAGCCTGTATGCCTTGTTGGCTTTGATTGGTGTCAGAAAACCCATGTCATTATTGCTCCTTCAGTTTCCGTTTCAGTCTTTGCCAGCGGTATTGTAACTCATTTTGATCCGCTTGTACAGCATCGTCCTGTCCGAAACCCGGCTCACTGAGCCGGATAATCGCCTGTTCCGTCAGGCGGAGCGCCTCCGGGATGTCCCGCAGCACATGCTCCTCATACTTGGCCAGCTCCACATAGGGCGTCACGCCGCCCCGGCCTTCCCGGATCATCTGCCGCCAGACCTCCGCGGCCTCTTCCCGCTGTCCGCTCCGCCGGTAGCTGACCGCCAGCGCCGAGGAGGCCAGATCACCCATTCTCCCCCGGCTGGCCAGCCGGTAGCACCTGCGCGCCGGTTCCGTCTGGTTCACCCGTTCCAGCGCCCGGCCCATGGAATAGACGTCCTCGCTGAAACGGATCTTTTCCGGATGCTGATACAGTTCCGCCATGTGGTTCAGCAGGACGCAGAGGCTGGCAATATCCTGCGCGTTGTGTTTCAGGATATCCTCCAGCAGGGACATCTGTTTGGTTTTCAGGTAGGTAAAGTACCGCTGGGGCACCTCGCTTCCCGGCAGGTCGTCCTCCCGGGGTTTTCCCAGCACCACTTCCTCCAGCCGGCCCAGGTTGCAGCGTCCGAGACGAAGCTTCCACAGCCGCCGGCACATATGCAGCAGGTCCAGGTGCGGAAGGTCCAGGCAGTTCCGGCTCATCCGGTTCATCAGGAATCGGCTTTCCAGCAGCGGCACGTCAAAGGTAGTGCCGTTGAAGGTGCACAGCACGTCAAACTTCCCCAGTCCGGCGGCAACATGCTTCAGCAGGTAAGGTTCCTCCGGATAATCCCGCATCAGGAACTGGTGCACTTCAAATCCGTTGTCCGTCAGGAATCCCATTCCAACGAGAAAAGCCACCGTGCCGCTTCCGCCCAGACCGGTGGTTTCCGTATCCAGATACAGGATCCTCCGGGGATCAAAATCCTCCGGCATTTCCTTTTCACTCATCAGTGCCAGGGTATCCCGGGACAACTCCAGCGCGCCGGGAAATTCCTCCGCCGGCCGGTATACGGCAAAGTGGCGGCAGTCCCTGTCTTCCGTTTCCGGGGCGGACTGCCGGGTTCCGCCGGTGCCGCCTACCGCCCTGAGCTTATCCCGAAGGTTCATTTCGTCAGCTCCTTCAGCAGGCGGATCGCTGTACGCTTCCCGTCCTCCCCGACCTCACCCACCGGGCCGACACAGGAGGGGCAGCCATAGGCGCAGGGACAATCTTCCGCCACCTGCAGCGCCTTGCTCAGCAGCAGTTCCTTCATCCCGAAAGCCTTGTGGCTCAGGCCGATGCCGCCGGGCGTGTTGTCATAAAGCAGGATCGTCGGCTCATTGGTGATCGGGCTCTTGACCTGGTAGACCACGGCAATATCCTGCGGCGCGCACATCAGGTACAGCGGACATACGATGCGCAGCAGGTTTGCGATGCCCATCATCCCGTTCTTCAGCTGGTCGCTGGGAATCTTTGCCGCCAGCTTCTCCGGCAGGGTCCACCACATGGAGGTAGTATGCATATCCGTCTCCGGCAGCTGTACATGGCCGAAACCCAGCGTCTCATGGGTATCAAATTTGATTTTCTTGAACATCGTCACCAAGGCCGTGACCTTGATCTCGCCCAGTCCGGCGATTCCGCCCTGCGGGGTCTGCTCTTCCTTCTCGATATCCAGCAGGCTCAGGTTGATATTCAGGTCCGCGTCCGTGTAGTACCCGACGTCCACACTGCGGATGAAGGCCTTGCAGGCATCAAAGTCCAGCTTCTCCACCTGGAACTGGCGGCCCTCATGCATGTAGATGGCGTTCTCATGCAGCAGCATGGGCGCGGTGAACCGGTCCATCTCGCCCACCACCCGGTGGTGTGCCGGATCGGTAATATCGATAATAATGAAGTTTTCCGCCGCCGCGGACCGGAGGGAAATCTCGCTGGCCGGGAAATCCTCCGCGGACCAGTGATACCGCCCGTCCACATGGTGCAGGATTCCCTGCTCGTCCAGGTAGTCCAGCAGTTCCTGGGTGGACTGCGTGTTGCCGAATTTGTCTCCGTCCGCAAAGGGCAGCTCAAAGGCCGCGCACTTGAAATGGCTCAGCAGGATGTACAGGTTGTCCGGATTCAGCAGGGCGTTCTCCGGGCTCTGGGTCAGCAGATAATCCGGATGGTTCACGATATACTGGTCAATCGCCGCGGAAGAGGCGATAAAGAACACAATGCTGGTCCCTTTCCGTCTTCCGGCACGGCCCGCCTGCTGCCAGGCGCTGGCAATGGTTCCCGGATACCCGCACATCACGCAGGCGTCCAGCGCGCCGATGTCGATACCCAGCTCCAGCGCGTTGGTGGATACCACAGCGTCCACCTGTCCGTTCCGCAAGCCCTTTTCAATCTCCCGGCGTTCCCCGGGCAGATAGCCGCCCCGGTAGCCCCGGACTTTGCCGGCATTGCCCAGCGGATCCCGGACCATGTCCTTCAGGTAGCGGGTCAGCACTTCCACCGTCAGCCGGGACCGGGCAAAGGTAATGGCCTGGATGCCGTTCTTGAGCAGCATCCCGCTGATGGCCCGGGTAATCGGGATCGCGCCCTGGCGGATCCCCAGCTGCCGGTTCACCACCGGCGGGTTGTAGAACACAAAATGGCGCTCGCCCATGGGGGCACCGTTTTCATCGATCAGGGTCACCGTACGGCCGATCAGCGTCTCCGCCAGTTCCTTCGGATTGGCGATGGTGGCGCTGCAGAGAATGAACTGCGGATGACTGCCGTAGAACTCGCACAGGCGCATCAGCCGGCGGAGCACGTTGGCCAGGTTGCTGCCGAAGACGCCGCGGTAGGTGTGGATTTCGTCAATCACGATATACCGCAGGTTCTCAAACAGCTTGACCCACTTGGTGTGATGGGGCAGGATGCCGGAATGCAGCATATCCGGGTTGGTCACCACGATGTGGCCTGCCTGCCGCACGGCGCGGCGGGCCGCGGCGGGCGTATCCCCGTCGTATGTATAAGTTTTGATATCAACACCCATGCCTTCGATCATGTCATACAGCTCGCTGACCTGGTCGGCGGACAGGGCCTTTGTCGGAAACAGATAGAGCGCCCGGGAGTCCTCATTCTGCAGGATGGCGGAAAGCACGGGCAGGTTATAACACATCGTCTTGCCGGAAGCCGTGGGCGTCACGACGGTCACGTCTTCCCCGCGGGCAATGGCTTCCAGGCTTTTCGCCTGGTGGGTATAAAGGCTGTGGATCCCCCGCTGTGCCAGCACGGGAATGAGCCTGGGATCCAGGTTGTCCGGGAAGGGGGCAGTCTTTGCCGGCCGGGCAGGGATAACCTCCCACCGGGTGACATCCTTCATGAACTGGTTGTCCCGCCTGAGCTGCTCCGCAAGCTGAGCCACGTTCATTTTTACGTCCTCCCTCTTCCTGTGCTTTTTGTTCTCACCGATTGCCTTCATTATAAAAGTATCATTCTGCCAATGCAAGGCGAACAAACGGATTTGTCAGAATCTTTGATTCCGGAGAGAAAACATTTTTCGTTCTTGTCTGCATCCTGTTTTGTGCTATAATGGCACCCGTGTGCGCAAAAACGCACCGATGTAAGGAGTGAACAATACAAATGCGGACTGCAATATACGGAGCCGGTTCCCTGGGAACGGTGATGGGAGCCTATCTGACCCGGGAGGGCGTCCCGGTTGACCTGATCAACCGGAATCACGCCCATGTGGACGCCCTGAACCGATCCGGCGCCCACATCACGGGAACCGTTGATATGACCGTTCCGGTCAACGCCCTCCTGCCGGAGGATATGACCGGCAAATACGATATCATTTTCCTCATGACCAAGCAGCTGAATAACCACGAAACCGTCGCGTTCCTGAAAAACTACCTGGCCGGGGACGGCGTCATCGTCACCATGCAGAACGGCATTCCCGAGGACAGCATCGCGGAAATCGTTGGTCCTGAACATACCATCGGCGTCACCGTGGAATGGGGTGCCACCATGACCGCCCCCGGCAGCAGCCGGCTGACCTCCGATCCTGAAAGCCTTTCCTTCCATATGGGCAGCATGCCCGGCATTCCGGATAACAAGCTGGAGCAAGTCAAATCCGTGCTCGAGAAAATGTGCCCCGTGGTCATTGAAAACAACCTCCCCGGCGCCCGCTGGTCCAAACTGCTGATCAACGCCACCTTCTCCGGCCTGGGCACCGTCATGGGCGGAACCTTCGGGGATGTGGCAAAGGATCCGGAAGCCCGGAACCTCGCGGCCTCCTGCATGAAGGAAGTGATCGACGTGGGCCGTGCCGCCGGCGTCACTTTTGCCCCGGTCCAGGGCAAGGATCTCGTCAGCCTCTTCTACTGGTCCAATCCCTTCAAGAAAATGCTGGCCAAGCTGATCATGCCCATTGCCATGAAGAAGCATGCCGCCATCGAGCCCTCCATGCTGCAGGACCTGAAGAAGCATAAGCCCTGCGAAATCGACGCCATCAACGGTGTGGTCTGTGAAAAAGGCAGCCTGGAAGGCATTCCCACCCCGCTCAACGACCGGATCGTAAAGATCATCCATGAAATCCAGGAAGGCAAAAGAAAGCCCTCCAGGGAAAACCTGAAGGAACTGGAAATGTGCCCGAATCTCTGATCCCGGCATCATCATAAAACCGGAGCAGTTTACACTGCTCCGGTTCTTTTTTACTTGTTCTTCAGCCGTTTGTCCAGCCGTGCGGCCAGCCAGGTTCCGGAAGACTGGATGATCTGGGTAATCACCACCAGCACGATCACCGCCAGGTACAGTACCGCGTAACGGTACCGCTGGTATCCGTAGGCCAGGGCCAGCTTACCGAGACCGCCGCCGCCTACCGCGCCGGACATGGCCGTATAGCCCATGATGGTTGTAATCGCCAGCGTGATATTGGTCACCAGGCTGGGGACGCTTT is a genomic window containing:
- the atpH gene encoding ATP synthase F1 subunit delta — its product is MTTTSREYAEALFELAVQGNVTEETSEGLETVISALMQTPEYKAMLASPAIGKEERLNALDSAFRGKIPDILLAILRMMISRGQIASLNGMARNYEELARGYRGESVALVTSAVELTEAQAVALRAKLEKKLERKVTLQFQVNPELIGGIRVEVDGRVIDGSIRNKLDEIKEVMNA
- the atpF gene encoding F0F1 ATP synthase subunit B; the encoded protein is MQFLDVISVNVWAILASLANLLLLTWIIKRFLFKPVKKMMDARRAAIDEDYAQAKAAREEAEESRLNYEAAMAAAKQTGDQIIADASRTAEYRSNEIVAQARDKASEIRRQAEQDALLERKKAEAEMKHEIANVSAQLTGKLLQREINEEDHRDLIDSFLNELD
- the atpE gene encoding ATP synthase F0 subunit C, giving the protein MLELAMGIMLGLLGLGAGCAMIAGIGPGIGEGNAVAKACEAIGRQPECKSDVTSTMIMGCAIAETTGLYGLIVAILLIFVAPGTFTGILMNAIGK
- a CDS encoding F0F1 ATP synthase subunit A, which translates into the protein MISIFGLCLYLTHGLTAKAVCKRQLAAEWIVEKCEKLVRDNMGGFFAEWGPFIAAIMGLSAFSSLICLLGLFSPTGDVNVTFGWAILVFILIMHFKFRGGLWNYFIGLFKPIPVFAPMNLIGEFATPVSMAFRHYGNILSGAVISALIGSALTGLSNSLLGWLPGVLGDMPLLRVGLPAILSIYFDVFSGVMQAFIFAMLTMLNISGAVPWDDWNKKRERRGKEALSAN
- the lepB gene encoding signal peptidase I, which codes for MSETNQAVETAAVENKQKKGKKKEKKTVGQEILSWVLTILVAVVAALVIRSLVFEPVRVDGESMDDTLANGEIMFVSKYDYSSTWLCLPWQSNTDKENAPRFTFGGNPQRFDVVICRYPGRGDTNFVKRVVGLPGDTIRLEDGYLYVKEKGQDEEVRYEEPYINDEYRTGSRNTFGPYEVPEGQYFVMGDHRNNSNDSRYVGAISRDMIVGHVRQVVYPFKDWRGVPNGLDVKAE
- a CDS encoding ribonuclease H-like domain-containing protein, which gives rise to MNLRDKLRAVGGTGGTRQSAPETEDRDCRHFAVYRPAEEFPGALELSRDTLALMSEKEMPEDFDPRRILYLDTETTGLGGSGTVAFLVGMGFLTDNGFEVHQFLMRDYPEEPYLLKHVAAGLGKFDVLCTFNGTTFDVPLLESRFLMNRMSRNCLDLPHLDLLHMCRRLWKLRLGRCNLGRLEEVVLGKPREDDLPGSEVPQRYFTYLKTKQMSLLEDILKHNAQDIASLCVLLNHMAELYQHPEKIRFSEDVYSMGRALERVNQTEPARRCYRLASRGRMGDLASSALAVSYRRSGQREEAAEVWRQMIREGRGGVTPYVELAKYEEHVLRDIPEALRLTEQAIIRLSEPGFGQDDAVQADQNELQYRWQRLKRKLKEQ
- a CDS encoding DEAD/DEAH box helicase; protein product: MNVAQLAEQLRRDNQFMKDVTRWEVIPARPAKTAPFPDNLDPRLIPVLAQRGIHSLYTHQAKSLEAIARGEDVTVVTPTASGKTMCYNLPVLSAILQNEDSRALYLFPTKALSADQVSELYDMIEGMGVDIKTYTYDGDTPAAARRAVRQAGHIVVTNPDMLHSGILPHHTKWVKLFENLRYIVIDEIHTYRGVFGSNLANVLRRLMRLCEFYGSHPQFILCSATIANPKELAETLIGRTVTLIDENGAPMGERHFVFYNPPVVNRQLGIRQGAIPITRAISGMLLKNGIQAITFARSRLTVEVLTRYLKDMVRDPLGNAGKVRGYRGGYLPGERREIEKGLRNGQVDAVVSTNALELGIDIGALDACVMCGYPGTIASAWQQAGRAGRRKGTSIVFFIASSAAIDQYIVNHPDYLLTQSPENALLNPDNLYILLSHFKCAAFELPFADGDKFGNTQSTQELLDYLDEQGILHHVDGRYHWSAEDFPASEISLRSAAAENFIIIDITDPAHHRVVGEMDRFTAPMLLHENAIYMHEGRQFQVEKLDFDACKAFIRSVDVGYYTDADLNINLSLLDIEKEEQTPQGGIAGLGEIKVTALVTMFKKIKFDTHETLGFGHVQLPETDMHTTSMWWTLPEKLAAKIPSDQLKNGMMGIANLLRIVCPLYLMCAPQDIAVVYQVKSPITNEPTILLYDNTPGGIGLSHKAFGMKELLLSKALQVAEDCPCAYGCPSCVGPVGEVGEDGKRTAIRLLKELTK
- a CDS encoding 2-dehydropantoate 2-reductase, translated to MRTAIYGAGSLGTVMGAYLTREGVPVDLINRNHAHVDALNRSGAHITGTVDMTVPVNALLPEDMTGKYDIIFLMTKQLNNHETVAFLKNYLAGDGVIVTMQNGIPEDSIAEIVGPEHTIGVTVEWGATMTAPGSSRLTSDPESLSFHMGSMPGIPDNKLEQVKSVLEKMCPVVIENNLPGARWSKLLINATFSGLGTVMGGTFGDVAKDPEARNLAASCMKEVIDVGRAAGVTFAPVQGKDLVSLFYWSNPFKKMLAKLIMPIAMKKHAAIEPSMLQDLKKHKPCEIDAINGVVCEKGSLEGIPTPLNDRIVKIIHEIQEGKRKPSRENLKELEMCPNL